From the Lampris incognitus isolate fLamInc1 chromosome 10, fLamInc1.hap2, whole genome shotgun sequence genome, one window contains:
- the rabep2 gene encoding rab GTPase-binding effector protein 2 isoform X1, which translates to MEPSAETTDAERDVAEESLQAQLADYQAQAEHWQGVATICELSKQEELTELQKQCDQEIQSLQEALRETVAQYEARIAALQSESVDGMRASGRTQTSGRKGSMNVTAARRESLEPLTISQPERERGGMSDSPQSQPTEPEGAVEGERVGLLTEGYFSQHCDSASLSSFSLDTPSLPRKPPPQEDTASLVSTGTLVPEAIYLPPAGHRLVTHSDWDALNAQVSELQGEVSRLQAEREELEKELDKQTIHTHKQVSLLQSQVQTSETVLHELQMSFSQSQKAVQSRLTELSLSQRKMCSELSRLKGEEIVEAGLDTNTTLSATLQGAHCEERLRIEIVNLKEQLDTRTEESEVLEVQLSSLKTETERIQGQRDHLQAELLACRTELEALRVALSHMQSNSKALSSDKVTLQHQCLELRSQVISLRSQIDTSQTVQRDFVQLSQALQVKLELIRQAETLEQVKEILGEGLCKDEPLSTT; encoded by the exons ATGGAGCCGTCCGCCGAGACGACCGACGCCGAGAGGGACGTCGCAG AGGAGAGCCTGCAGGCTCAGCTAGCTGATTACCAAGCTCAGGCGGAGCACTGGCAAGGTGTGGCGACTATCTGTGAGCTGAGCAAACAGGAGGAGCTGACAGAGCTACAGAAACAATGTGACCAAGAGATCCAGTCTCTCCAGGAGGCACTGAGAG AAACGGTGGCGCAGTATGAGGCCAGGATAGCTGCTCTGCAGTCCGAGTCTGTGGATGGGATGAGAGCTAGCGGACGGACCCAG ACTAGTGGAAGGAAAGGCTCCATGAATGTGACAGCTGCCCGTCGAGAATCTTTGGAGCCCCTTACAATAAGCCagccagaaagagagaggggggggatgtcAGACAGTCCCCAAAGCCAACCGACAGAGCCTGAGGGGGCAGTGGAAGGAGAGAGGGTGGGGCTTCTCACTGAGGGCTATTTCTCCCAGCACTGTGATTCGGcctcactgtcctccttctctttGGACACACCCTCTCTGCCCAGAAAACCACCCCCACAGGAAGACACTGCTTCCTTGGTTTCAACAGGAACTCTGGTCCCGGAGGCCATCTATCTGCCACCAGCTGGCCACCGGCTGGTCACACACAGTGACTGGGATGCATTAAATGCTCAG GTGTCGGAGCTGCAGGGGGAGGTGAGTCGGCTGCAGGCTGAGAGGGAGGAGTTGGAGAAAGAGTTGGATAAACAGACCATCCATACACACAAACAG GTATCATTACTTCAGTCTCAGGTCCAGACTTCAGAGACCGTCCTCCACGAGTTGCAGATGtctttcagccaatcacagaaaGCCGTCCAGAGCCGGCTG ACAGAGCTGTCCCTGTCGCAGAGGAAGATGTGCAGTGAGCTGTCTAGACTAAAAGGAGAGGAGATTGTGGAGGCGGGACTAGACactaacacaactctctcagcaACACTGCAG GGGGCGCACTGTGAAGAGCGCCTTCGGATTGAGATAGTGAACCTGAAGGAGCAGTTGGACACCCGGACAGAGGAGAGCG AAGTTTTAGAGG TGCAGCTATCCAGTCTGAAGACGGAGACGGAGAGGATCCAGGGCCAAAGGGACCATTTGCAGGCAGAGCTGCTGGCCTGCCGCACCGAGCTTGAAGCCCTGCGGGTCGCACTTTCTCATATGCAGAGCAACAGCAAGGCGCTTAGCAGTGACAAG GTGACATTGCAGCATCAGTGTCTTGAGCTGAGGAGCCAGGTCATTAGTCTGCGCTCACAAATCGACACCAGCCAGACTGTGCAGAGAGACTTTGTCCAGCTCTCCCAGGCGTTGCAG GTGAAGTTGGAATTAATCCGCCAGGCTGAAACACTTGAACAAGTGAAGGAAATCCTGGGAGAGGGACTCTGCAAAGATGAGCCTTTGTCCACAACGTGA
- the rabep2 gene encoding rab GTPase-binding effector protein 2 isoform X2, whose product MEPSAETTDAERDVAEESLQAQLADYQAQAEHWQGVATICELSKQEELTELQKQCDQEIQSLQEALRETVAQYEARIAALQSESVDGMRASGRTQTSGRKGSMNVTAARRESLEPLTISQPERERGGMSDSPQSQPTEPEGAVEGERVGLLTEGYFSQHCDSASLSSFSLDTPSLPRKPPPQEDTASLVSTGTLVPEAIYLPPAGHRLVTHSDWDALNAQVSELQGEVSRLQAEREELEKELDKQTIHTHKQVSLLQSQVQTSETVLHELQMSFSQSQKAVQSRLTELSLSQRKMCSELSRLKGEEIVEAGLDTNTTLSATLQGAHCEERLRIEIVNLKEQLDTRTEESVQLSSLKTETERIQGQRDHLQAELLACRTELEALRVALSHMQSNSKALSSDKVTLQHQCLELRSQVISLRSQIDTSQTVQRDFVQLSQALQVKLELIRQAETLEQVKEILGEGLCKDEPLSTT is encoded by the exons ATGGAGCCGTCCGCCGAGACGACCGACGCCGAGAGGGACGTCGCAG AGGAGAGCCTGCAGGCTCAGCTAGCTGATTACCAAGCTCAGGCGGAGCACTGGCAAGGTGTGGCGACTATCTGTGAGCTGAGCAAACAGGAGGAGCTGACAGAGCTACAGAAACAATGTGACCAAGAGATCCAGTCTCTCCAGGAGGCACTGAGAG AAACGGTGGCGCAGTATGAGGCCAGGATAGCTGCTCTGCAGTCCGAGTCTGTGGATGGGATGAGAGCTAGCGGACGGACCCAG ACTAGTGGAAGGAAAGGCTCCATGAATGTGACAGCTGCCCGTCGAGAATCTTTGGAGCCCCTTACAATAAGCCagccagaaagagagaggggggggatgtcAGACAGTCCCCAAAGCCAACCGACAGAGCCTGAGGGGGCAGTGGAAGGAGAGAGGGTGGGGCTTCTCACTGAGGGCTATTTCTCCCAGCACTGTGATTCGGcctcactgtcctccttctctttGGACACACCCTCTCTGCCCAGAAAACCACCCCCACAGGAAGACACTGCTTCCTTGGTTTCAACAGGAACTCTGGTCCCGGAGGCCATCTATCTGCCACCAGCTGGCCACCGGCTGGTCACACACAGTGACTGGGATGCATTAAATGCTCAG GTGTCGGAGCTGCAGGGGGAGGTGAGTCGGCTGCAGGCTGAGAGGGAGGAGTTGGAGAAAGAGTTGGATAAACAGACCATCCATACACACAAACAG GTATCATTACTTCAGTCTCAGGTCCAGACTTCAGAGACCGTCCTCCACGAGTTGCAGATGtctttcagccaatcacagaaaGCCGTCCAGAGCCGGCTG ACAGAGCTGTCCCTGTCGCAGAGGAAGATGTGCAGTGAGCTGTCTAGACTAAAAGGAGAGGAGATTGTGGAGGCGGGACTAGACactaacacaactctctcagcaACACTGCAG GGGGCGCACTGTGAAGAGCGCCTTCGGATTGAGATAGTGAACCTGAAGGAGCAGTTGGACACCCGGACAGAGGAGAGCG TGCAGCTATCCAGTCTGAAGACGGAGACGGAGAGGATCCAGGGCCAAAGGGACCATTTGCAGGCAGAGCTGCTGGCCTGCCGCACCGAGCTTGAAGCCCTGCGGGTCGCACTTTCTCATATGCAGAGCAACAGCAAGGCGCTTAGCAGTGACAAG GTGACATTGCAGCATCAGTGTCTTGAGCTGAGGAGCCAGGTCATTAGTCTGCGCTCACAAATCGACACCAGCCAGACTGTGCAGAGAGACTTTGTCCAGCTCTCCCAGGCGTTGCAG GTGAAGTTGGAATTAATCCGCCAGGCTGAAACACTTGAACAAGTGAAGGAAATCCTGGGAGAGGGACTCTGCAAAGATGAGCCTTTGTCCACAACGTGA